Proteins from one Thermodesulfobacteriota bacterium genomic window:
- a CDS encoding phosphopantetheine-binding protein has protein sequence MMKEKLYTIEEKIKKILISKFEIKPALLTDISPDTPLLGRGIGLDSIEAMALVAAIEKEFDIEISDNELTVDLVKSIGTLTEHVLKKTTG, from the coding sequence ATGATGAAAGAAAAGCTATACACGATAGAAGAAAAAATTAAAAAGATTTTAATCTCCAAATTCGAAATTAAACCCGCTCTGCTCACAGATATAAGCCCGGATACCCCACTCCTAGGACGAGGCATCGGCCTTGACTCTATAGAAGCTATGGCCCTGGTGGCAGCAATTGAAAAAGAGTTCGATATCGAAATCAGCGATAACGAATTGACCGTGGACCTGGTGAAGAGCATCGGCACGTTGACTGAGCACGTTTTGAAAAAAACCACGGGTTAG